One Malania oleifera isolate guangnan ecotype guangnan chromosome 10, ASM2987363v1, whole genome shotgun sequence genomic region harbors:
- the LOC131166092 gene encoding cytochrome P450 76T24-like, with translation MDYLIILLIVFSILWTSIRALNSAALARRKSPAAPPPPGPPRIPVLGNLPQLRRGSPYQILSTLAKAYGPVMSLKLGTVTTVVFSTADAAKEALSKHDAVLADRAVRHVIKALDHHKASVIWSPVSDNWRNLRKILTVQMFVTHRLNASQDLRLKKVQQLREHLREKSRDGAAVDVGGAVFTTLLNMISNTLFSVDLAGYCSEESHEFESMVFGVMEESAKPNLADLFPALRWMDPKGGLKRMKMICEKFMGLFEKIINERLQATSTSSLRNDNNNKNDVLDALLNLNLEKDYQLTLDNLKHLFLDIFVAGIDTSASMLEWAIAELLHNPEKLAKAQTELQQVLGEDGQIQESDISNLPYLQAAVKETLRLHPPGPLLLPHKAMCDVEIFGFKVPKNAQILVNVWAISRDPNSWCNPNSYHPERFLESKIDFKGRDFEFLPFGAGRRICPGLPLAHRMMHMILATFLHFDWKLDGDMKPEDMDMNEKSGVTLVKRAKPLWAIPIKA, from the exons ATGGATTATCTCATCATACTACTCATTGTATTCTCCATACTTTGGACATCCATTCGTGCCCTCAATTCCGCAGCCCTAGCCCGCCGGAAGTCACCGGCAGCTCCGCCGCCGCCCGGCCCGCCCCGTATTCCCGTCCTAGGAAACCTCCCACAACTCCGCCGCGGATCACCCTATCAAATACTATCCACTCTAGCCAAAGCATACGGCCCCGTCATGTCTCTCAAGCTCGGAACCGTCACCACCGTGGTCTTCTCCACCGCGGACGCCGCCAAAGAGGCTTTGAGCAAACACGACGCCGTCCTGGCCGACCGAGCGGTCCGCCACGTCATCAAAGCCCTGGACCACCACAAGGCCTCCGTCATATGGTCGCCCGTGTCGGACAACTGGCGCAACCTCCGCAAGATCTTGACGGTGCAAATGTTCGTGACCCACCGCCTCAACGCCAGCCAGGATCTCCGCTTGAAAAAGGTGCAGCAGCTGCGCGAGCACTTGCGCGAGAAGAGCCGCGACGGCGCCGCCGTGGACGTGGGCGGAGCAGTGTTCACGACCCTGCTGAATATGATATCGAACACTCTGTTCTCGGTGGATTTGGCGGGTTACTGTTCGGAGGAATCGCACGAGTTTGAGAGCATGGTGTTTGGGGTGATGGAGGAAAGCGCAAAGCCTAATCTGGCGGACCTTTTTCCGGCGCTCCGGTGGATGGATCCGAAGGGTGGGTTGAAGCGGATGAAGATGATTTGTGAAAAGTTCATGGGattgtttgaaaaaattattaatgAAAGATTGCAGGCCACAAGTACTTCGTCCTTGAGgaatgataataacaataaaaatgatGTGTTGGATGCGCTCCTCAATCTCAACCTAGAGAAGGACTACCAGCTTACTCTCGAtaatttgaaacatttgtttctG gATATATTTGTTGCTGGAATTGACACAAGTGCGAGTATGTTGGAATGGGCAATCGCAGAATTACTTCACAATCCTGAAAAGTTGGCAAAAGCCCAAACTGAGCTCCAACAAGTTCTTGGAGAGGATGGACAAATTCAAGAATCGGACATTTCAAACCTCCCTTACTTGCAAGCAGCGGTAAAAGAAACGCTCCGATTGCATCCTCCAGGCCCCCTTTTACTTCCTCATAAAGCTATGTGTGACGTAGAAATATTCGGTTTCAAAGTTCCCAAGAATGCTCAAATACTAGTTAATGTGTGGGCAATTAGCCGAGACCCGAACTCATGGTGCAACCCTAATTCATATCATCCTGAAAGATTTTTGGAGAGCAAGATTGATTTTAAAGGACGAGATTTCGAGTTTCTACCTTTTGGCGCTGGAAGAAGGATTTGTCCTGGATTGCCATTGGCTCATCGAATGATGCATATGATCTTAGCTACTTTTCTTCACTTTGATTGGAAGCTCGATGGTGATATGAAACCAGAAGACATGGACATGAATGAAAAGAGCGGCGTTACCTTGGTGAAGAGAGCCAAACCTCTCTGGGCTATTCCAATAAAAGCTTGA